In Leptospira perdikensis, the genomic window GAGCCTGGAATGATTTGGTCCTTGGAAAAAATGCTGAGGTCCTCTTGGTTCCAACCATCTCCTACCATTAGATCGTTTCCATTCGATGCTGTATAATTCCAAAGAGTGTTCGATAAAAAAAGATGATCCATCGCATTGTACATAGCATCAAGTGCCATCACATGCCGTTTCCAAATTTTTGGAGAATGGTTGCCTTTTTTCCATTCTCTGTATGCCTTCCCACCTTGTAGGTCGAAGGGGATTCCGAATTCGCCAATAAGGCTTGGGATTTTTCCCGGAACGGAATCGGCGGTGTTTTTAATGCGAGTCAACTGGCGTATATACATCGATTCGATACCCGATTTGCCGAATACCGGTCGTTTGGTGAGTGTATCTATGGCAATTGGATACAGAAATGTTTTGAAGAGTAGAGTGAGGATATCATACCAATGGGCAGCGTTTACTGCGAGTTTCGGTGCTTCTCCATTTAGATGCGGATGGGTGAACGCGTCGGAGGCTTCTCGTTCAATAAATACCATCCAGTCTTTTCTGATCTCTTGGATGGTTTCGCCGACCGTGCGCATAAAAGGAATCAAGTAGTCTGCATCAAAATCAATAGTCCGTCCTTTTACCGTTTGGAAAAAATCATTTTTTTCGATGTAAGGTGTTCCGTCCTTCGTGATGGTGTAAGCGCCTTCCAATTGGAATGGATCTCCAGGGGAATCCGGTAACCAAATGGACACTTGATTTTCGTTGACAGTCACTGTTTTTGTCGGAACAAATCCACCTTTCCAAACTTTGAGTGTAAGGTATGGTAAATCGATCGAATGTCCATGGGAAGAGAATAGGGCATCGATTGGTGACCAACCTAGTCCTGGTTTGGCGGGATCTTCATCTGTATTTTTGAGTCCACGATCGTTCATTGCACGACCAATAAATCCCTTTCCAGGTTCATTCAAAGAATCAAAACCCAAAACAAAATCGAAATGTTTCACTCTTTCCGCAATTTGTTTCATACAACCTAGATAGTGGCCTTGCAGATAATCTTGAACATTTTTTCCATCGATTAGGAAGTTAGGTGCGAAATCCTTCCCTCCAAAAAATAAAGTCCAAAGGATGGCATTCCCAGCATAACGATAGTTTTGTGACCAGCACATAAGGGGATAATTTTCTTCCTGGCGAATCCCGGGCCTTGTGTAGTCATAAGCCCTTTGCATGACAATGGCCGCATCCGCTTCGGAAAGTTTACGATAATCGATTCCTAGTTTTTCAAAAATCCAACCGGGGGCACCGTCTCCTCCCGTCATCCGTGACCAGACGTCTTGGTGGAAATCAACAAAAACATAAAAACCATACTCACCAGCCAAACGTACGATTTCTGTAAAATAGTCTAAATATGCTTCATCGTATTCATTTGGTCCTTTGTGTTCGACTGCTTCCCAAGTGGTTAATAAACGAAGAACGTTAAATCCCCATTGTTTGAGCCTTGTAAAATGAGTGTCTGCTTCGGAGAGAGGAAAAGGTCGGCCAATAAAACTCACTTCTTTGTGGTCTGAAAAATCAGAGGGGAATTGGGTCCCACCA contains:
- a CDS encoding glycoside hydrolase family 5 protein; translation: MAPKKLSPQGEWFVDASGRKVILRGINLGGDTKVPFPNGGTQFPSDFSDHKEVSFIGRPFPLSEADTHFTRLKQWGFNVLRLLTTWEAVEHKGPNEYDEAYLDYFTEIVRLAGEYGFYVFVDFHQDVWSRMTGGDGAPGWIFEKLGIDYRKLSEADAAIVMQRAYDYTRPGIRQEENYPLMCWSQNYRYAGNAILWTLFFGGKDFAPNFLIDGKNVQDYLQGHYLGCMKQIAERVKHFDFVLGFDSLNEPGKGFIGRAMNDRGLKNTDEDPAKPGLGWSPIDALFSSHGHSIDLPYLTLKVWKGGFVPTKTVTVNENQVSIWLPDSPGDPFQLEGAYTITKDGTPYIEKNDFFQTVKGRTIDFDADYLIPFMRTVGETIQEIRKDWMVFIEREASDAFTHPHLNGEAPKLAVNAAHWYDILTLLFKTFLYPIAIDTLTKRPVFGKSGIESMYIRQLTRIKNTADSVPGKIPSLIGEFGIPFDLQGGKAYREWKKGNHSPKIWKRHVMALDAMYNAMDHLFLSNTLWNYTASNGNDLMVGDGWNQEDLSIFSKDQIIPGSDPDVYGGGGRAIEGFCRPYAAFSQGTPIKMKYDLEIREFHFEWLSDVAIQEPCIIKVPRFVYPNGVQIVLSNAEKISETEGELRVKGNGGKASLILKPL